Within the Gordonia westfalica genome, the region CAGGTGGTCCTGCTGTCGGCCATCGCCCGCGATCGCACCCGCGTCGCGTTCGGGACCTGGATCGTCGTGGCGGTCGAGGTGGCGGTCATCCTCACCGTCGCCGGTTCGGTGGTCGGGGTCGCGGCGACCGCGGCGGTCGCGGTGACGGTCGCGGCGGCCGGGACGTGGGCCCTCACGCGCTGAGAGCCTTCTGTTCGCCGCACACGCAGGAACGTTGCCGGGGTCGGAAAGTTTCGGCAGGGTTGTGGAATGAGCGACAACGGAGTCACCCAGGTCACTGTCCAACGAGTCATCGAGGCGCCGGTCGACGCGGTGTTCGATGTGCTCTCCAATCCCGAGAAGCATCAGACGCTCGACGGTTCGGGCTTCATCCGGGGCGTCGACCACGCCGATCGCATCCAGAAGGTCGGTGAGGTGTTCACCATGAACATGGCGGGCGACCACATGGGCGGCGAGTACAAGACCGACAATCACATCACCGGATACGCCAAGGACAAACTGCTGGCCTGGCAGACCGCGCCCGCCGGCACCGAGCCGCCCGGGTGGGAGTGGTTGTGGGAGTTGGAGTCCCAGGGCCCCAACGAGACTCTGGTCCGCCACACCTACGACTGGTCGAAGGTCACCGACAAGAAACTCCTCGAACAGGTGAAGTTCCCACTCGTCACCGAGTCCCAGCTCGAGGACACCCTCGGCCGCCTTGCCGCGGAGTCGATTTCCTGACGCCCGGCATTCCGGGACGCGCGCGATGAGGCCGTGGTCTTTGCCGTTGCCGATCGGCTACCTACTGTCGACGTGTGACGAAACCTTCTGATCCGAGGTCCCATGTACCGCTGACGCCGACCGACATCGCCTTCCTCCGCAGGTGCATCGACTTGGCTCGGGAGTCCCTCGACGCCGGTGACGAGCCGTTCGGTTCCATCCTCGTCGACGCCGACGGCAGTGTCGTGTACGCCGACCGCAACCGGGTGTCCGGAGGGGACCACACCCGTCATCCCGAGTTCGAGATCGCTCGGTGGGCCGCCGGGAACATCGACCCGGCCCGTCGCGGCGAGGCCGTCGTGTACACGTCGGGCGAGCACTGCCCCATGTGCGCGGCGGCCCACGCCTGGGTCGGGCTCGGCCGCATCGTTTACGTGGCGTCAGGCCGTCAGCTGGCCGACTGGCGAGCCGGGTGGGGGCTGCCCGATGCGCCCGTCGCGGCCTTGGCCATCAACGAGGTCGCGCCCGGCATCGGCGTCACCGGCCCCGTGCCAGAGCTCGCCGACGATGTCCGTGCCCTGCATGCGGCATTCGCCGGAGTCGAGTCGTGAGCCGCTGACCGGTGGTCATGGACGGCGCCGGCTCGGCGAGCGTCGCCGGGTGCTAGTCCGAATGCGAGGCCGTCTCGCGGGGTTCCCGATCGGTCCGCCGGAACCGTGCCGGCAACCACGCCGGGTTGATCAGGAATCCGCCGACGACCAGTGCGAGGACGCCGAGGACGCCGGTCGCGATCGGCACGATACGACCCCAGATCGTGATCGGCGTCGCGAGATCCGAAGCCAGCCGCGACATCTCGGACTGCGTCGTCTCGTCGTAGGTGAAGTTCGCCTGCAGGTGCGGCAGCCGGAAGTCCGCGGGCACACCGGGTGTGCCGTCGGGGAAGGCGTAGAACTCGTCGACGGTGATCTTCGCGTCGACGATGGTCCCCGTGCGGGCGTCCACTGCGAGATCCCACGAACTGCGGTGTCGCAGTGTGGCGGTCAGGTCGCGTCGCGGACCGTCGATCCCGAACCACGAAGCGGGCCGGGTGATGACGACGTCGGTGCCCACCGGCCGGCCGAACGCGGCGCGGGCCAGGTCGGTCGCGGGGACCTCCGCGCGGAACCGCGCCACGTCCTTGCCGACCACCTCGGTGTTGCCGTCGTACTCCAGGGGCACGGTGGTGCGCGTGACGACGTCGAAGAACTCGTGGTCGGTCAGGCTGGTGTCGAAGGGCAGCAGGTAGGTGAATCCGCGGCGATCAGGCACCAGCACCGGTGCCTGGTTGCTGTCGTACTGGATCTCCGACGCCCCGCGCGCCGACAG harbors:
- a CDS encoding SRPBCC family protein; protein product: MSDNGVTQVTVQRVIEAPVDAVFDVLSNPEKHQTLDGSGFIRGVDHADRIQKVGEVFTMNMAGDHMGGEYKTDNHITGYAKDKLLAWQTAPAGTEPPGWEWLWELESQGPNETLVRHTYDWSKVTDKKLLEQVKFPLVTESQLEDTLGRLAAESIS
- a CDS encoding nucleoside deaminase gives rise to the protein MTKPSDPRSHVPLTPTDIAFLRRCIDLARESLDAGDEPFGSILVDADGSVVYADRNRVSGGDHTRHPEFEIARWAAGNIDPARRGEAVVYTSGEHCPMCAAAHAWVGLGRIVYVASGRQLADWRAGWGLPDAPVAALAINEVAPGIGVTGPVPELADDVRALHAAFAGVES
- a CDS encoding DUF3068 domain-containing protein, with the protein product MSSEPSPVPQSPVEQSAPRRWSTADLAGPTLIFVGSFLIAVTIALPTLLVGTFRTIPLSTDFTTVATAEKATILDRCSLATPAARTLDADLVRQQRVVAVQPSDEHRVTLQAGTSVQAETLRIGDRTVEPEDPRPGSDADADSSEACNDATVNAVKDRVTLDRETAEPQLSARGASEIQYDSNQAPVLVPDRRGFTYLLPFDTSLTDHEFFDVVTRTTVPLEYDGNTEVVGKDVARFRAEVPATDLARAAFGRPVGTDVVITRPASWFGIDGPRRDLTATLRHRSSWDLAVDARTGTIVDAKITVDEFYAFPDGTPGVPADFRLPHLQANFTYDETTQSEMSRLASDLATPITIWGRIVPIATGVLGVLALVVGGFLINPAWLPARFRRTDREPRETASHSD